A region of Neovison vison isolate M4711 chromosome 7, ASM_NN_V1, whole genome shotgun sequence DNA encodes the following proteins:
- the SLC38A7 gene encoding putative sodium-coupled neutral amino acid transporter 7 isoform X1 codes for MAQVSINSDLGEWGSSIDSGERARLLQSPCVDTAPKSEGEASPEGLGRGTTSTLGAIFIVVNACLGAGLLNFPAAFSTAGGVAAGVALQMGMLVFIISGLVILAYCSQASNERTYQEVVWAVCGKLTGVLCEVTIAIYTFGTCIAFLIIIGDQQDKIIAVMAKEPEGAGGSPWYTDRKFTISLTAFLFILPLSIPREIGFQKYASFLSVVGTWYVTAIIIIKYIWPDKEMTPGDILTRPASWVAVFNAMPTICFGFQCHVSSVPVFNSMRQPKVKTWGGVVTAAMVIALAVYMGTGICGFLSFGAAVDPDVLLSYPSEDMAVAVARAFIILSVLTSYPILHFCGRAVVEGLWLRYQGMPVEEDVGRERRRRVLQTLVWFLLTLLLALFIPDIGKVISVIGGLAACFIFVFPGLCLIQAKLSEMEEVKPASWWALVGYGVLLVTLGAFIFGQTTANAIFVDLLA; via the exons ATGGCCCAGGTCAGCATCAACAGTGACCTCGGCGAGTGGGGCTCGAGCATAGACTCTGGGGAGCGGGCCCGTCTGCTGCAGAGTCCCTGTGTGGACACGGCCCCCAAGAGTGAAGGGGAGGCCTCTCCTGAGGGTCTGGGCAGAGGTACCACTTCCACCCTTGGGGCCATCTTCATCGTCGTCAACGCCTGCCTAGGTGCAGGGCTGCTCAACTTCCCGGCCGCCTTCAGCACGGCAGGTGGGGTGGCAGCCGGTGTCGCGCTGCAGATG GGCATGCTGGTCTTCATCATCAGCGGCCTCGTCATCCTGGCCTACTGCTCCCAGGCCAGCAACGAGAGGACCTACCAGGAGGTGGTGTGGGCCGTGTGTGGCAAGCTCACGGGAGTGCTCTGCGAAGTGACCATTGCCATCTACACCTTTGGCACCTGCATCGCCTTCCTCATCATCATTGGGGACCAACAAGACAAGA TTATAGCTGTGATGGCAAAGGAGCCTGAGGGGGCCGGTGGCAGCCCCTGGTACACAGACCGAAAGTTCACCATCAGCCTCACGGCCTTTCTCTTCATCCTGCCCCTTTCCATCCCCAGAGAGATCGGCTTCCAGAAATATGCCAG CTTCTTGAGCGTCGTGGGCACCTGGTACGTCACTGCCATCATTATCATCAAATATATCTGGCCAGATAAAGAGATGACCCCGGGGGACATCCTGACCAG GCCAGCTTCCTGGGTTGCCGTGTTCAATGCTATGCCCACCATCTGCTTCGGATTTCAG TGCCACGTGAGCAGCGTGCCCGTCTTCAACAGCATGCGGCAGCCCAAGGTGAAGacttggggtggggtggtgacAGCCGCCATGGTCATCGCCCTCGCTGTCTACATGGGCACGG GCATCTGTGGCTTCCTGAGCTTTGGAGCTGCTGTGGACCCCGACGTGCTGCTGTCCTACCCTTCTGAGGACATGGCTGTGGCCGTTGCCCGCGCCTTCATCATCCTGAGCGTGCTCACCTCCTACCCCATCCTGCACTTCTGTGGGCG GGCGGTGGTCGAAGGCCTGTGGCTGCGCTATCAGGGGATGCCCGTGGAGGAGGACGTGGGGCGCGAGCGGCGGCGGCGCGTGCTGCAGACCCTCGTCTGGTTCCTGCTCACCCTGCTGCTGGCGCTCTTCATCCCTGACATCGGCAAGGTCATCTCGGTCATCGGAGGCCTGGCCGCCTGCTTCATCTTTGTTTTCCCAG GACTGTGCCTCATTCAAGCCAAACTGTCTGAGATGGAAGAAGTCAAGCCAGCCAG CTGGTGGGCGCTGGTCGGTTATGGTGTCCTCTTGGTCACCCTGGGAGCCTTCATCTTCGGCCAGACCACAGCCAACGCCATCTTTGTGGATCTCTTGGCATAA
- the SLC38A7 gene encoding putative sodium-coupled neutral amino acid transporter 7 isoform X2, producing MAQGMLVFIISGLVILAYCSQASNERTYQEVVWAVCGKLTGVLCEVTIAIYTFGTCIAFLIIIGDQQDKIIAVMAKEPEGAGGSPWYTDRKFTISLTAFLFILPLSIPREIGFQKYASFLSVVGTWYVTAIIIIKYIWPDKEMTPGDILTRPASWVAVFNAMPTICFGFQCHVSSVPVFNSMRQPKVKTWGGVVTAAMVIALAVYMGTGICGFLSFGAAVDPDVLLSYPSEDMAVAVARAFIILSVLTSYPILHFCGRAVVEGLWLRYQGMPVEEDVGRERRRRVLQTLVWFLLTLLLALFIPDIGKVISVIGGLAACFIFVFPGLCLIQAKLSEMEEVKPASWWALVGYGVLLVTLGAFIFGQTTANAIFVDLLA from the exons ATGGCCCAG GGCATGCTGGTCTTCATCATCAGCGGCCTCGTCATCCTGGCCTACTGCTCCCAGGCCAGCAACGAGAGGACCTACCAGGAGGTGGTGTGGGCCGTGTGTGGCAAGCTCACGGGAGTGCTCTGCGAAGTGACCATTGCCATCTACACCTTTGGCACCTGCATCGCCTTCCTCATCATCATTGGGGACCAACAAGACAAGA TTATAGCTGTGATGGCAAAGGAGCCTGAGGGGGCCGGTGGCAGCCCCTGGTACACAGACCGAAAGTTCACCATCAGCCTCACGGCCTTTCTCTTCATCCTGCCCCTTTCCATCCCCAGAGAGATCGGCTTCCAGAAATATGCCAG CTTCTTGAGCGTCGTGGGCACCTGGTACGTCACTGCCATCATTATCATCAAATATATCTGGCCAGATAAAGAGATGACCCCGGGGGACATCCTGACCAG GCCAGCTTCCTGGGTTGCCGTGTTCAATGCTATGCCCACCATCTGCTTCGGATTTCAG TGCCACGTGAGCAGCGTGCCCGTCTTCAACAGCATGCGGCAGCCCAAGGTGAAGacttggggtggggtggtgacAGCCGCCATGGTCATCGCCCTCGCTGTCTACATGGGCACGG GCATCTGTGGCTTCCTGAGCTTTGGAGCTGCTGTGGACCCCGACGTGCTGCTGTCCTACCCTTCTGAGGACATGGCTGTGGCCGTTGCCCGCGCCTTCATCATCCTGAGCGTGCTCACCTCCTACCCCATCCTGCACTTCTGTGGGCG GGCGGTGGTCGAAGGCCTGTGGCTGCGCTATCAGGGGATGCCCGTGGAGGAGGACGTGGGGCGCGAGCGGCGGCGGCGCGTGCTGCAGACCCTCGTCTGGTTCCTGCTCACCCTGCTGCTGGCGCTCTTCATCCCTGACATCGGCAAGGTCATCTCGGTCATCGGAGGCCTGGCCGCCTGCTTCATCTTTGTTTTCCCAG GACTGTGCCTCATTCAAGCCAAACTGTCTGAGATGGAAGAAGTCAAGCCAGCCAG CTGGTGGGCGCTGGTCGGTTATGGTGTCCTCTTGGTCACCCTGGGAGCCTTCATCTTCGGCCAGACCACAGCCAACGCCATCTTTGTGGATCTCTTGGCATAA